CGTGCAGGTAGGCGAGGTCGCCGTCGCGCAATGCGACGAGGTGGCCGAAAGCCCCCAGGTAGGGCTCCAGAGCGGTGACGGGCTTGCCGTCTCGCGTCACGGTGAGGGTGAGGTCTTTCGCTGTTCCCGCCGTGAGGTCGCCGTCGAGCGAGACCGTGAAGTCGCCGACCTGTGCGGTCTGCGTCGGCTGCGGCGCCACCGGGGTGAACTCGCCCGCCACCTGGACCGTGCGCGTGAGAGTGAGCGAAGGGGCATCCGTGCCGGCGGGGGTGAAGTCCGCGAAGACGCGATAGGTCCCGGCTTCCGTCCATTCCCACGGCAGTGACCACATGCCCGTGCTCTCATCCAGCGTCGGGTGGACGTGACGGAACAGGCTCCCGTCCGAGCGCACCACGATCAGGTGCAGGTCCTTGTCATGCGCGGTCGTGTAGTCCGTGACCGGGGTGCCTGCGGCGTCGAGGATCTGGAACTGCAGCTCGCCGGAGGTTGCGACGGCTCCCGGCGCCTCGACCGGCGACAGGACGTATCCTTCCAGGCCGAGCGAAAGGCCTTTCAGGCTGTCCGCAGCGACATTCGCAGACTCCTCCGCGGCCGTCGTGGCGGCATCGTGGCCGCCGTCGTGACTGTTCATCTCCGTACCTTCCTTCCACTCGCTGACAACGCTCGGGGGAACGATGGCGCTGGCGAGGCCGAAGGCCCCACCGAACGCCACCACCACGCCGATTCCGTAGATCGTGAGGCGCGCCCCGGCGTTCATACCGTCCGCACCGCCGAGTACCCCGCCTCCGCGACGGCAGCCAGAATCTGCGCATCGTCGAGGGAACCGGAGCCGGTGACGACGAGCGTGCCCGTCTGTGCGCTCACCTGGATGTCTTCGACACCCGGGACTTCGGAGACCTCTTCGCGGATCGACATCTCGCAGTGTCCGCAGGTCATGCCGGTCACCTGGAACTCGTTCGTGGTCATCGCGTTTCCTCTTCTCGTGGTCAGTACCCGTATGGGGTACTAGTCATAACCGTATACCCCGGTGGGGTATTCCTCAAGATCCTCGGAAGACGCGCAGAAAGACGTCGACGGCGCAGATCACGGTCGTGACCTGCGCCGTCGACGAGGAGGCGTTCGTGCCGGGCTACGGCGATGAGGTGCGCTGAGGGTCTATGCGGCCTTCTCGCGCACGGCCGGCCGCGTGAGCCGCGGGATCAGGGAGGGCGTGTTCTCGCGGTAGGCGATGTAGTCGGCGCGATCGCCCCACTTCTTCTCGGCGCGCGCCTCCAGCAGCGGGATGCCGCTGACCCGGGTGAGCAGCAGGATCACGAACAGCGGCGAGAGGAGTGCGACCCACTGCCATCCGGCGAGCACCGGGGCGGCGGTGACGAAAACGCCCACCCAGATGACGATCTCGCCGAAGTAGTTGGGGTGGCGCGACCGCGACCACAGGCCGGTGCGGATGAACTCGTCCCGGTTCTGCGGGTCTGCGCGGAACGCCGACTTCTGCGCGTCGGCGACGATCTCGATCGCCATGCCGATGACCCACACGATGATGCCCACGACGGTCAGCCACCCGATGGGGGCGCGGGCACCGGCATCCGTGCTGATCGCGATCCAGGCGGCGGCCGCGGTCAGCGACACCCACGCGCCCTGGATCACCCACACCTGGAGAAAGCGCAGCGGGGAGCCCTTGATCTCGTCGAAACGGCCGTCTGATCCGGCCTTGTGCACGCGCAGGGCCAGGAAGGATCCGAGGCGGGCGGCCCACAGCATCACCATCGCCGCGAGGATCCAGCTGCGCACGTCGGGCAGGGGCGACAGGAGGACGAGTGCGGCGGAGATCACGAGGAAGGTGAGGCTGCCGGTGAGATCGAAGAACCGCTCGGTCTGCAGGATCATCGCGGGGATGAAAGCGATGACCTGGATCGCGAAGGCCGCGGCGACGGCCAGGGCGAACAGCGGGATGCCGCCGAGCGTCGCACTGTTCTGGCTGCCGGCGAGCGCGACGAGTGCGCCGATCACGAGCGCGGCGATGATCGCGATGAGAGAGGAGCGGGAGGACTTGGGGGCTGTGGGTGCGGGGGAGGACATGGCGTGCTTTCTGTTTCTCAGAGGTACAGGTCTTCGACGGTGACGGCTGCGCGATCCAGCACGACGTTCCGCTTGAGTTTCATGGTCGGTGTGACGAGCCCGCGGTCGTCGAGGTCGGCGAAGACCACGCTGAACCGGCGGACCTGCTCGCTGCGCGCCACGAGGGCATTGGCGGCGTCGACGGCGCGCTGCAGGTGGGCGCGCAGCGCCGGGTCGTTCACCGCACGGATGTCGGACGGCGCGGCCACGGGGATGCTGGTGCCTTCCGCGGCGGCCCACGCCCTGGCCTGCTCCGGGTCGAGGACGAGCAGCGCGGAGAGGTACGGCTTGCCCTCGCCGACCATCACCGCGTGCGAGACGAGCGGATTCGCTTCGACCGCGCTCTCCCAGCGGGTCGGCACGATCGTCTTGCCGTTCGACGTCACGATCACGTCCTTGAGCCGGCCTTCGAGGATCAGCCTGCCCTGCTCGTCGAGTCGCCCGAGATCGCCGGTGCGGAAGAAGCCGTCGACGAAGGCGCCCTCGTCGTGGGCCGGGTTGCGATAGCCGCTGAAGACGCCGAGGCCGCGGGCCAGAACTTCGCCCTCATCGCTGATGCGAACGGTGAGCCCCGGCAGGGGCGAGCCGACGCTGCCCGAGGCGATGCGACCGGGCAGGTTGCCGGTGAGCGGCGCCGTCGTCTCGGTGAGGCCGTAGCCCTCGATGACGGGGACCCCGATGCCGCGGAAGAAGAGCGAGAGCTCGGTGTCGAGGGCCGCTCCGCCCGACAGGATGTACCCGACCCTCCCACCCATCACGGTGCGAAGACGCCGGTAGAAGAGGGCGTCGAAGACGCGGTGGCGCACGCGGAGGCCGCGGTTCCTGGCGATGCGCCTGCCGGCGTCGATCCGCTCGGCGCGGCGGCCCCACGCGATGGCCGTGGCCTCGGCCTTCGCCCAGACTCCCGCGAGGCCCTTGTCGGCGGCTTTGCCCGCGGCGGCCGCCCGGATCTTCTGCAGCACCCGCGGCACGACGACCAGGAAGGTCGGGCGCAGGGTGTCGAGGGTGGCGACGACCGTCGACGGGTCGGACAGGTGCGCGATGCGCATGCCGCTGGCCAGGCAGATCAGCTGAAGCCCGCGCGCCAGCACATGGGCGAGGGGCAGGAAGATGACGGTGTTGCCGTCTTCGTTCACGATCTCGCTGTACGCGGCGGCGATGTTGAGCACCTGACCGAGGAAGTTCCGGTGGCTGAGCACGACGCCCTTGGGCTCGCCCGTGGTGCCCGAGGTGTAGACGATCGTCGCAGGATCGTCCTGGGTGGCGGTCGTTCTGCGGGCCTCGAGTTCCTCGTCGGTGACGCCGACACCGCCCGCGACCAGATCGGCAAGGGTGCCGGTCGTCTCGGCATCCATCGTCCACGCGCCGAGCGTGACGGTGTTCGTCTTCGCGAGCGCGTCCCGCAGGAGCGCCGTGTGCTCCGCGGTGCCGCCGATCGCCAGACGCACATCGGCGTCCGCGACGATGGCGTTCACCTGTGAGGGCGAGGAGGTCTCGTAGATCGGCACGACGACGGCGCCGGCGAACCAGGCCGCGAGGTCGGCGACGGCCCACTCGTAGCGCGTGGGCGCCATGATCGCGATCGGGTCGCCTGCCTGGATGTCCTGGGCCATGAAGCCCTTCGCCAGAGCGCGCACCTCCTCTTCGAAACCACGCGTCGTGATCGGTCGCCACGAGCCGGTCGACGGGTCTTCGACCTCGAATGCCACGTGGCCCGGGGCGGCGGCGGCCCGCGCCACGAGCAGGTCGGTGACGTTGCGGTAGCCGTCGAGGGCGGCAAGCGGCGGGGTCGATGACTCGAGCATCGGGGCTCCTCTCGGTCGTGCGGGCGGCTCGGAGGGCGCGCGAGCATCGCCCATCCGCCCTTGTTCGGAACCGATGACGATTCGGATGGGATGTCCTGCCGGGCGCGAAGTGGTCGACCCGACGACAAAGCCCCCGGGGTCCGGGGGCTTCATGGATGTCACTTCCAGATGATACGGCTCGATCCACTGTCCGCCGACGATGGGCGTCGTGGGCAGGCCTCATACTCCCAGCGCTTCGAGCACGTGGAAGGTCAGGTAGACGGGCCAGACGGCTGCCTGGAGAAGGCCGAGGACGACATCCCAGAACGCCCCGCCGGAGCGTGAGATGAAGTAGATGGCAGCGCCCACGTAGGCAAGGAGGAAGAAGAACCCCCACGGGCCCGCCTTCTCGACGACTTTGATCGTGCTCCGTTCTTCACCCATGGAGCAATCGTCGGGCGGATTCGCTCGGGTCGTCGGGCCGAAGGTCCTGTTCATGCGCACTCGGATTCTCCGAGTGTGTCCATGTCCGTAGGACGTTCGCCCCTCGTTCCGGCTGTGAGCCGCCCAAGCTGGACGCATGACTATGACGGGTCCGGTAGACCGGCCTACGACGGCCTACACGGTTCATGCGAGCGTTACAGAAGCAGGGGCGGCCGTCATCGAGGCGGGGACACAGCGGATCGCCTTCGATGCCAGTTGGGGCCGCCCGCAGCCGGTAGCTCTCCCGGGGCCTGCGGATCTGCTCGCCTCCGCTCTGGCAGCGTGCCTGCTGAAGAATGTCGAGAGATGCTCCGCACTCCTTCCGTTTCGGTATGAACGCGCCGATGTGGTGGTCACGGCACATCGCCAGGACCGGCCACCGTCCTTCACGCGACTCTGGTACGAGCTCTCGCTGGTGACGGACGAGTCCCCGCGTCGCATCGAACTGCTGCACGAGAATCTGCGCCGCTACGGGACCGTGTACAACACGCTGGCCGTCGTGTGTGAGCTCGACGGGACCGTCGTCGCCGCCACCGAGCCGTCGGGGCACTGACGGAGCCCGGACGAGTTCCGCGAGATCGTGCGCGCCCTCGGCGACCCCACCTGAGGGACCCGCGGGACCTCTGGCCCTATGACCACCGTCCGGCATCGGAGCACACTGAGCGCGGCTCTTCGGGGCGGGCGATACCGATGGGAGCGTCGGTGCTTGTCTGTCCTGCGGCGGCGTCAGGCGGCGTCCGGGTGTGGGTCACTGAGAGGTCATGACATGCGCAACAGTTCTCGCACGGTGAGGCGAATCGCCCTTGCTCTCACGCTCGGAGTGCTCGTCATCGGAACCGGGGCAGGCGCTGTCGCCTCTCCTCGGGCGCCGGCGACAGCAGCGGATGTGGGCGTGCGCGCGGCTGCCGGCGACCAAGACGGGCCGCAGTTCTATTCCGGCGTGACGGTCGACGTCTCCGGAGTCGTGAACGGTGACGTCTACGCTGCCGGTCAGAGCGTCACGATCAGCGGGGACGTCACCGGAGACGTCATCGCCGCAGCGCAGACCATCACGATCACCGGGACGGTCGATGGAAATGTGCGGCTCTCCGGGCAGGCGGTCACGATCAGCGGCGAGGTGTCCCGCAGCGGGACGATCTTCGCAGCCGACGTGACGGTCACCGAGACCGGCTCCTTCGGCGATGATCTCGTGGGTGCCGCGGGCGACATGCGCGTCGCCGGCACCGTGGGCCGGGATCTGATGCTCAGTGTCGGAACCCTCACCATCGATGGAGCGGTCGGCGGAAGCCTGACCTATCACAGTGACCGGGAGGCGCGGATCGCGGAAGGGGCGGTCGCCGGCACCGTGCAACGCATCGCCCCGGCCGAATCGCCCCGAGTGGAGATCTCCCCGTGGGCTGTCGTCTTCGGGTGGTTCCTGGGCCTGCTCTATGCCCTGGTGGCCTTCAGTCTCGTCACGCTCGTGGCGGGTCTGGCGTTCCCGCGCTGGCTGGACCGCGTGACGGGCCATCTGCTCCCCTCGCCGTGGAAGGCGCTGCTCGTGGGCTTCGTCGCAGCGATCACCGTTCCCATCGTGCTCCTCTTCCTTCTCGTCACCGTCGTCGGCGCTCCGCTCGCACTCATCGGTGCCGTGGTGTGGCTGGCGATGACGCTCGCCGCATTCCCCTACGTCGCGCACTACGTCGGCCGGCTGGTCTTCCGAGACAGGCGGCGGCCCGTGGTCGAATCCCTGCTCGGCGGCCTCATCCTGATCGCGGCGCTGCAGGTTCCCTGGCTCAACATCGTGGTGTGGCTCGCGATGGTGTGCTTCGGCCTGGGCGCCCAGCTCTTGGAGATCCATCGCCAGAGGCCGTGGGCCGCGTCGAGGGACTCGGCCCAGGAGCGGTCGGAACGCCCCGGCCCGACGGAGGACACGTCTCCGGCGTCCGACTCGTGATCCGCCACGGCGGTCGAATCGTGCAGGGAGACGTCAGAGGATCAGCGACGGCATCGAAACAGGAGCAGGAAACATGGCTGAACGGCTGCGGAACACCGCCTTCTGGTCCCTGGTCGCGCTCGCCGGGTTTCAGGCAGCGTCAGCCATCAGCGGCGGGGTAGGCCTCATGGCCACCGCGGGGCTCGGGATGCCCTCGTCCTTCCTCGCGACCGGTCCGTTCTCGAACTTCATAGGGCCGGGTGTCATCCTGCTCGTCGTCGTCGGGGGCACTCAGGTGATCGCGATGGGGCTGCTGCTGGCTCGGAGGGAGGCGGGACTGTTCTGGTCCGCAGTCGCGGGTTTCGGAATGATCCTCTGGATCTACGTCGAGACGGGGATGATCAGAGGGACGTCCTGGCTTCAGGTGCTCTACCTCGCCACGGGCATCGCTCAGCTCATCCTCGTGATGGCTCTGCTCGGCGTCGCCGCCTGGCTCCCGCGCGCACCACTACCTGCCTCACGGTCTTCCCAGGACCGGCGGTAGAACACGCCGGACATTGCGCGCGGGACCTTCGGCTCTGATGACTGCTGCCGTTGAGGGTCGACTGGAGCCGACGGCCCGCTGACCGCATCGGCGAAAGACGTGTGAGGGGGTGGTGAGGATGACTCTCCCTGATGGCGTCCCCGCCGGGCGGAAAGCCGTGGGCGATCCCGCGGCCGAGGACCAAGAAGCGACGGCGGATGCCGTGGAGGCGGAACAGGAGACGGATGTCACGCTCGCGCGACTTCTCATCTGCCTGGAGAGCGCCGCGTACTGGTACGACAAGATGCCGGCGTATGCCGATGCAGAGAGACGGGCAGGCAATAGATGGGCCATCTGGGCGGGCGCCCTCGCGGCGTTGACCGGTCTTGCCATCTGGCCCCTGATCACCGAGCAGGCCCCGCCGCTGGTCGCCGGGATCGTCGTGTCGGGGGTGGCGTTCGCTTCGGCCATATGCGCACTCGTGTCGAAGGTCAACCGCTACACGGAAATGGCCGAACGCGGCCAGGAGCTGGCCGGACTCTACGGTCAATCATTGGGCCTGCTCATGGACCTGACCACTGCTGGCGGCGTGATCAAGCAGCCGAAGGCGCATGCAGCCGTCGTCCTGTTCCAGCAGACGAAGATCAGGAAGGACAAGCTCTACCGAAACCCGCCCCGTGGGGAGGGTGAGACGTCGAAGGTGACCGACTTCGTGAGCCGCCTCCGGACCGCACGCAAGATGGTGGAGATCGCTCGCCAGCAGGGAGCCGGGCAACAGGGAGACCCCGCCGGGCCTTCGGGAGTATCGTGAGCGCATGGTCGACAGCGCCGAGGAGAGCATGAACGAGCAGCACTGGTCCGGCGCAGGGACTCCGACGGACCCCTGGGTCCTGAAGACCGCGCCCTTGTCGTCCGAGTACACGATCTTTCGGGATGACGACACCGATCCGGCCCTCTTGGTCTGCCAGGTGGGGTCGACCAGGCTCACCTACCTCGCGCGCGCGATCGATGACCTCCACGCAGAACTGCTCCGACGCGGCGACTGGGTGACGCTGGGCGCCGCCGACGAGAAGAAGGAGCCGGCGCCGGACTCGGTCGAGGCATGGGGTCGCGCTGAGGACAACCCCGTGGGTGGCTGGTACGGCCAGCGGAAGGGGTATCGAGGCCGTTTCGGCATGTACCTGCCGCCTCTTCTCGAAGCCCTCGGCCTCGTCGAGCTCGAGCACAATGCTCGCAACAATCGCGTCAGGGCGATCGCGCGCGCATAGGGCCGCCGCCGGTGCAACCCGTCGTCGGCGACGGTTTCCTGCTTCGACGAACCCGGATCACCAGCGGCCCGCCGCGCTGCCCCTTCGCACCACAGCGGACCGCCGGCTACGCAGCGCTCCTGCACGCCCTCCCCGGGCAAGCAGTACCGACTGCGGCCAGCAACGCTAGACCCGCGCGACGCAGATGGTAAGGGGGTGTCCAAACCCCGCCGTCGGCGCTATGGGCCTGGATGGCCGGCTTCTTCATGAGGGAAGCTCTGTGTGGAGGGGCTGACGGGAATCGAACCCGCGCTATCTGCTTGGGAAGCAGAAGTTCTACCATTGAACTACAGCCCCGTACTCGCATCCGAGGAGCGAGCGAAGGCCAGCCTACCTGTACGCCGCCCGATGGCCAAAGCACGGGACGCGTCGGAGTGCCATCGCAGACGGTGGTCTGCGATGGCACCCCATGATCGCGTCGATCAGCGGTGGACGCCCCGTCGTCGGGCGAACGCCAGGCCGCCGGCCGCGAGCAGCAGCGCCGCGAGGGCCAGCGCCGAGGTGAGCCCGGCGGCGTCGAGTCCGGTGGAGGCCAGGCCGCCGACACCGGCGGCGCCGGAGCCGGTTCCGGTGGTGGTCCCTCCGCCGACTCCGCCGGTCCCCGGCTGTGCGGCCCGCACCGTCAGGGGCGCCCGCACCTCGGTGCCGTCGGCGCGCGTCATCACGACGTGGTGCTGTCCTGCGGCCACATCGGTCGGCACGCGCCAGGACAGCGTCCCGGCTCCGGATCCGTCCGCCGTGACGGTTCCCATGTCGATCGGGTCGGAGTGCAGCGCGAACGACACCACCTCATCGGGCGCCAGTCCGGCGACGTCGACGGTGATCCGGTCACCGGCCGTGATGGCATCCGCGGAGAGCGTGACCCGCGCAGGCTCCGGCGTCGTCGCCTCGTCGAGCGTCACCATGATCCAGCTCACCTGCACGTCGGCGTCGCGAGTCGGCTGCAGCACGAGTTCGATCTGGCCCTCGTCGCCCACGGCGATGTCGCCGTAGCTGCGCACCTCGTCGGCCGCGCCGTAATCGTGGTCCTGCTCGACGACGGTGCCGTTCACACTCACCTTCGCGCCGCGGTCGTCCCACTGGTCCCAGGGGTCCGCGTAGCCGACATGCACGCTGTACCGACCGGGCTCGAGGTCGCCGAACCGGTAGGCGATGTCGCGATCGTCGACCGCGTATCGCATGGTCGAGAAAATCGTTCCGTCGACGGTGCCCGCGCTCTTGCTGCCCTCGCTGACGTATCCCCACGACGCGCCGCTCGCGGCATCCTCGGCATACGCCTGATCGGCACGGCTGTTGAGCAGGTCGCCCTCGTCCTCGGCGGCGTCCCGCAGGGCCAACCAGTCCGCGGTCTGCTGTCCACCGGCGTTGACCGCGTAGCGCAGCCCCTCGGGAACGACCGCGATCGTGCGGGTGAACGTGCGTCCGCCGAACTCGGGGAGGGTGCCCGTCGCGGTGACGATCCCCGGTGCGTCGAACGAGCCGGCCATGCTCCAGGTCACGGGCTGCTCGGTCATCATGCCGTTCTGGGTGACGTTGACCACCGGTGTGTCGAGTGCGCCCCCGACCTGCACCGTCTCGGGCACGGCCGAGACATCCCACGCCGACCACTGGTCGAGCTGGTCGAGCGTCCACTCGTCGTGCACCTCGACCGCCAGCGAGTCGCCGCCTTCGCCCATGTTGATCGGCAGCCACACCATCTGCGCGTTCTTGAGGTCGCCGCCGCCGTTCCATCGGTCGCCCATGTAGATGTACTTGCCGTGCTCGCGATCCACCGGGATCACCGAGCTGGGCTGCGAGTTCCAGGAGTTGCTCTGCGCCCACCAGGGGAACGGGTCTCCCATCTCGGTCCACGCGCCCATGATGTCGCTGGAGCTCGCCCACCGTGAGGGGTTCGGGCTCCATCCCGTGGTGCCCGAGGTGATCAGGAAGTACCGCTCGTCGTGCTTGAAGATCGCCGGGGATTCCCTCGACTGGTTCACGAAGATGCGGTTGTAGTCCACGCCGAGCACGGCCTCATCGGCGGGAGTCGCCAGGTCGGTGTAGTCGTCGTTGAGCTTGGAGATGAACATGGTCGCGTTCTCCTCGCTCGAATAGATGATGTAGCCGGTGCCGTCGTCGTCGACGAACAGGTTCATGTCGCGCGCCATGCCACGGTTGTTCGGGGCGTGGTTGGTCGGTTCGGCATCGTCGGGTGCGTAGTGCAGCCGGTAGCTGTCGATGTACTTGAAGGGACCGAACGGCGAGTCCGCCACCGCGACCCCGGCGTTGGCCTTGGCGTACTGCGCGGACGACGTCGCCGACGGGCCGTCCATGTGCGCCCACATCACCCACTTGCCGGTCTTCTCGTTGAAGATCACCTTCGGACGTTCGATGATCGGCGGGGTCACGCCGTCGACGGGCACTGTGCCGAGATCGCGGTAGACGGCGTCCTGCTGGGCGGCGGAGTAGTCGCCGTACAGCGCCTCGAAGTAGGGATCGTCCTCGAACTGGTCCTTCGACGACAGCGCCCGCAGCGCCACTCCGCGGTCGTCCCAGTTGTACAGGTCGTACGAGCTGTAGACGTGCACGCCGGGAGCCGAGTGGTACCCGTTCGTGCGGTCTTCGCCGTAGAGGTAGTAGATGGTGCGACCGTCGGCATCCTTCGACGGCACGACCTGACCGCCGTGCGCCTGGATCACCTCGCCGTCGGAGTCGAGCCATTCCTGTCCTGGGCGGAAGCTCGCGTACGGGGCGATGTCGTCGCGTGCCGACTCGAGCCGCCACAGCTGGTTGGCGCCCCAGTTCGACTGCCACACCCCGACGCTCGCACCGACCGAGGTCGAGGAGCCCCCGACATCCAGCACGGCACCGCGTCCGGCGTTCAGCAGGCTGAACTCCGCGCCGTCGGTCGAGGTCATCATCCACAGCGAGGCCGTCCAGGTCTGCACGGGGATCAGCTCGGGATCCCTGGCGCTGCCGAGGAGGGCGCCGTCATCGGAGGCGGTCAGTGCATGCCCGCTCTGGACGCCGGTGATCGTGTAGGTCTCACCGTCGCGGAGCGCCGGTGCCTCGGCGGCGATGCCTTCGACGCCGGAGACGACGAAGGTGGTCACCGACTTCGCGGGAACCGTGAGCACGGCGGTCCCGTCTGCGCCGACCGCGACCGCTGTCCCGGTGCGCAGAGCGTTCGCCGTCGGGTCGGATGCCGGAGACTCCGTCGTCACGACGGGGGTCACCGTGGCGCCCTGATCGATGTCGCCGAACAGCGACAGGTCGATCGTGAGCGTGCGGGCCTGGTCGCTCTCGTTCGTGTGCACGAGCGTGGCGCCGGAGCCGTCGCCGTCGATGGCCGCCGTGGTGTCGTTGTCGGCGACCCGCACCAGCTGGTCGCCGGGTTCGATGTAGTGCGTGAAGTTGCGCAGGGTGTTGTACTTCGCGTTCGTGCGGACGTGGCATCCCGCGTCCGCGTCGCCGTCGGCCAGGCGACGGGCGGAGTCGCCCTCGGCGTTGCAGTCGAAGTCGATGAACACCGAGCCCCAGTTCTTCTTCTCGACCTTCTCCATGTTGTAGAGGTCTTCGACCGGTTGCCACAGCACCCAGGCCTCCGGCTCCAGCTCGCGCAGGTCGGAGCTGACGAGCTGGGCGATGCCGAGCCCGTTCTCGATGGCATCCGGGTTCCAGCTGTCGCCGCCCCAGTTGCCCTCGACCTCACTCATCCACAGCGGCTTGGCCGCGCTCTTCGCGATGTCACGAGCCAGGTGGCGGCCTCCCGTGGAGTAGGTGTGCACGTTCAGCTGGGCGACGGCGTCACGTGCCGCGGTGTCCCATCCGTTCCAGTCCTCCACGAATCGCTGCGGATTCGTCTCGTCGGGGCCGGAGATCACGGCGTCGGTCGTGGTGTCGGAGGCGGCCAGCTCAGCGGCGAGCGCCTTGATCACGTCAGCCTGCAGCGCGGGGCCGGCGTGGGCACCCTCCTGCCTGCTCGCGCTCGTGGGCCAGCCGTCGCCACCGATCGTGGTGCCCCAGTAGTTGGTGTTCGGCTCGTTCAGCGGGTCGATCGTGTCGAACGAGATGCCCTGGGTGTCTTCGACGTGCTCGACGACGGTCTTGAGGTACGTCGCGAACGTGTCGAGGGAGTCGCGGCGGATCTGGTCGGCCCAGGGGTCGGTACCGCCGCTGACGAAGCCGCTCTCGGTCATGAAGTAGGGCGGGGAGTTGCTGAAGGCCTCCCAGGTGTCGACCTGGTCCTTGATGGCCGAGACCCAGGCGAGCTGTGCGGCATCGGCCGAGAAGTCGTAGTCGCTCGCGTTCTCGCCCGTCCACGCGGCGCGGAAGCGGTCCCGGTCGGCGAAGCTCGACGTGATCGCGCCGTCGTCGTCGGTGAGCGGAGCATCCGGGTTCCACCACCCTGGGACCGCTCCGCCGGGGCGCAGGTAGTCGGGCACATCGGTCGCGTTGCCGCCGCCGATGTTGTAGCGCGCGATGTTGAGGTTCAGGCCCTCGTCGCCGAAGACCTTGTCGATGAGCTCATCGCGCAGCTCTGCCGGGTACGAGCCGGTCGCGTTCGCCATCCACACCAGACTCGAACCCCACCCCTTGAAGGGGGCGCCCGCATAGGCGGGATTGGGGGTCAGGGTGACATCGGATTCGGCAGCCGTGGCCGCCTGCGGGAAGGCGGCGAGACCGCTAGCGGTCGCGGCGAGCACCGCGGCCATGGCGAGTGCGCGCCGGGATGTGGTCGCTGTTCTTGCAGACATCGTTGTCCATTCAGATTGTGTTGACGTTAACATGTCGACGTCAACACAATCTAGCGGATCTTGATCGGCCGGACAAGTTCCCGCTCGCGACAACTAGGCTGGTGCCGTGCTTCTCAGCGACCGCGACATCAAGGCAGAACTCGCATCCGGCCGCATCGGCCTCGAGCCTCGCGAAGACGGGATGATCCAGCCGTCGAGCATCGACGTGCGCCTGGACCGGTACTTCCGGTTGTTCGACAACCACAAGTACCCGTTCATCGATCCCTCGGTCGACCAGCCCGAGCTCACGCGCCTGATCGAGGTCGACCCCGACGAGCCCTTCATCCTGCACCCCGGGGAGTTCGCACTCGGCGCCACGTTCGAGCAGGTCACGCTGTCCGACGACATCGCGGCGCGCCTCGAGGGCAAGTCGTCCCTGGGGCGCCTCGGGCTCATCACGCACTCCACCGCAGGGTTCATCGACCCGGGCTTCACGGGGCACGTGACGCTCGAGCTCGCGAACGTCGCGACCCTGCCCATCAAGCTGTGGCCGGGGATGAAGATCGGGCAGCTGTGCTTCTTCCGGCTCACGTCTCCCGCCGAGAACCCGTACGGCTCCGGCCCCTATGGCAACCGGTACCAGGGGCAGCGCGGACCGACGGCCTCGCGGTCGTTCCAGAACTTCCATCGAACGGATGTCGGCAGCACCGACATCGGAGCAGTCGGAGGCTGAGATGAGCGACGTCAGCGGCACACCGCCGGAAGAGCCCGTCGTCCCCGAGGGGGCGGACCTTCCCGA
The DNA window shown above is from Microbacterium maritypicum and carries:
- a CDS encoding glycoside hydrolase, whose amino-acid sequence is MSARTATTSRRALAMAAVLAATASGLAAFPQAATAAESDVTLTPNPAYAGAPFKGWGSSLVWMANATGSYPAELRDELIDKVFGDEGLNLNIARYNIGGGNATDVPDYLRPGGAVPGWWNPDAPLTDDDGAITSSFADRDRFRAAWTGENASDYDFSADAAQLAWVSAIKDQVDTWEAFSNSPPYFMTESGFVSGGTDPWADQIRRDSLDTFATYLKTVVEHVEDTQGISFDTIDPLNEPNTNYWGTTIGGDGWPTSASRQEGAHAGPALQADVIKALAAELAASDTTTDAVISGPDETNPQRFVEDWNGWDTAARDAVAQLNVHTYSTGGRHLARDIAKSAAKPLWMSEVEGNWGGDSWNPDAIENGLGIAQLVSSDLRELEPEAWVLWQPVEDLYNMEKVEKKNWGSVFIDFDCNAEGDSARRLADGDADAGCHVRTNAKYNTLRNFTHYIEPGDQLVRVADNDTTAAIDGDGSGATLVHTNESDQARTLTIDLSLFGDIDQGATVTPVVTTESPASDPTANALRTGTAVAVGADGTAVLTVPAKSVTTFVVSGVEGIAAEAPALRDGETYTITGVQSGHALTASDDGALLGSARDPELIPVQTWTASLWMMTSTDGAEFSLLNAGRGAVLDVGGSSTSVGASVGVWQSNWGANQLWRLESARDDIAPYASFRPGQEWLDSDGEVIQAHGGQVVPSKDADGRTIYYLYGEDRTNGYHSAPGVHVYSSYDLYNWDDRGVALRALSSKDQFEDDPYFEALYGDYSAAQQDAVYRDLGTVPVDGVTPPIIERPKVIFNEKTGKWVMWAHMDGPSATSSAQYAKANAGVAVADSPFGPFKYIDSYRLHYAPDDAEPTNHAPNNRGMARDMNLFVDDDGTGYIIYSSEENATMFISKLNDDYTDLATPADEAVLGVDYNRIFVNQSRESPAIFKHDERYFLITSGTTGWSPNPSRWASSSDIMGAWTEMGDPFPWWAQSNSWNSQPSSVIPVDREHGKYIYMGDRWNGGGDLKNAQMVWLPINMGEGGDSLAVEVHDEWTLDQLDQWSAWDVSAVPETVQVGGALDTPVVNVTQNGMMTEQPVTWSMAGSFDAPGIVTATGTLPEFGGRTFTRTIAVVPEGLRYAVNAGGQQTADWLALRDAAEDEGDLLNSRADQAYAEDAASGASWGYVSEGSKSAGTVDGTIFSTMRYAVDDRDIAYRFGDLEPGRYSVHVGYADPWDQWDDRGAKVSVNGTVVEQDHDYGAADEVRSYGDIAVGDEGQIELVLQPTRDADVQVSWIMVTLDEATTPEPARVTLSADAITAGDRITVDVAGLAPDEVVSFALHSDPIDMGTVTADGSGAGTLSWRVPTDVAAGQHHVVMTRADGTEVRAPLTVRAAQPGTGGVGGGTTTGTGSGAAGVGGLASTGLDAAGLTSALALAALLLAAGGLAFARRRGVHR
- the dcd gene encoding dCTP deaminase, yielding MLLSDRDIKAELASGRIGLEPREDGMIQPSSIDVRLDRYFRLFDNHKYPFIDPSVDQPELTRLIEVDPDEPFILHPGEFALGATFEQVTLSDDIAARLEGKSSLGRLGLITHSTAGFIDPGFTGHVTLELANVATLPIKLWPGMKIGQLCFFRLTSPAENPYGSGPYGNRYQGQRGPTASRSFQNFHRTDVGSTDIGAVGG